CGCTCGATAGCAATAATTTGATTCTTAATCTATTGGTCTTTATTTGAGCTCGACTTTCAGCAAACTATTATCTATAGCTCTTTATTTGAGCTCGGTTTTCAGTACTATTATCTATTGCTCTTTATTTGAGCTCGACAGCAAACTATTATCTATTGCTCTTTATTTGAGCTCAACTTTCAGCGGATTATTATCTATAGCTCAAATATTGAGCTCGATTTTCAGCAGACTATTATCTATAGCTCTTTATTTGAGCTTATTTTCAGGAGGATCTCATATAGCTCTTCATTTGAGCTCGGTTTTCAGCAGGATCTAATTTATAGCTTATCATTTTAGCTTAGTTATTAGCATGATATTCTTTATCGGTCTTCATCCGAGCTCGACTTTCAGCAGATATTCATCAACAACTCTTATTTGAGTATGACCTTCAAACATCTCAGAACATCATATCAAACTGTATTTTTTCAGACTCTTAATCATGGTCTACTCGGACGCATATTATCTTCTCACGACAATCGATATATCTCGAACTTCTTATATATGTTTGATCTTATGTTGGTCTCGACATCTTGACCCGACTTCTTATTGAGCATCGATTCAGCTGGAAAGAACATTTATTTGACTACCAATTCAGTAACAGTTGACTATATTGGCCGCTTAATTTGGCTCTCCTCAAAAAGCACACTCCACAACAAACGCTCAAAGGACACTATTACATGCAACGAGAATATTATCTTACATACTCTAAAATATAATTCATTCATTTAACGTTCCTCCATCATTTCACTCGTCGTCACTTTTTTGCGGGGGTACTAGTGATGATATGGTAAAAATCCTATCATATCTGATGATATGGTAAAAATCCTATCATATCATTACTTATATTTTAGAGATATTACAAGATATTGCATGAATATGCACAAATCTAGTTACCATATATTACAAAATTCTATATCATCTAAGACTCCACACCTATAAATAAAGGACTCCTAACCCTAATTAAGGTATGCTTTCTTATACAATTATTTACGCTAGTCTtgtatttttctctcaaacactatactgacttgagcgtcagaGTGGCTTCGTCTTTGGGCGGAGTCATCTCACCCATTTTCTTTGATATACAGTTATATTTTTGGAGCGGTTTGATTCGATATATTGAAGAATTGGTTCGTGATCATCGATTCAAGGTATTTTTATGGATGCGCATTTTTTGAGCGCATCAATTGTGTAGAAGCTTTTCTGATCTCCATCATCGCATTTGTTCCATATTTCTTCCACTAGTTTGGTCAATCTTCAACGATAATTGATCGTCTCTCAACAACACAAAACTGGGAACATGAATTTGATAACCTTATATATATTTCTGCACGAATTTGATAACCTTATATTTCTGCATCACATGCTGCTTTTGTCCACTACCCAACTCATATTGGGGTGTTGGTGCTATATTCTCTTCCTTCATGTGTGGTGGGGTATTGGACAAAAGAACCAGTGGTATAACCTATGAAACTCGGAGTCGAAGATCCTAGAGCGGTAATGGTCTGCAATGTGAGTGGTTAATACCTGAAAAATGGGAACTCTACCAATGAATGGGCGACATGGATCATGAATGAACCAATCATACAACGTAATGAGAGACATAAAAGAATTGATAGATGTCTTTTTTTCGAAAGCTCATAACTTAAAAACTCTAAAGTTAAACGTACTTAAattggggaaattttgggatgagtGATCTCATGAGAATTTTCTCAAGGTTCCTGTGACCGAGAATATAAGCACGTTGAGAAGAACTGTTTTGATATAGTGTAGAGTATTGTTGAATCTAggacgttacaagtggtatcaaagACTGGTATCTTCTAGTATGTTGTGGTTCGAGGACAAACCAAGCGAAAGCTGGTAGGCATGTGACATGCAGAGCCAAAGATCATAGGGCGGTCATTATTTGTAATATGAGTGATTAATACCTGAAATAAGGAAACCCCATCAATGAATGAGCGATAGAGAGAATAAATGAATTGATTTCACACTAGAATGAGAGATATAAAAGATCTGACAGATATTACTTATATCAATAAGTTAAATATTCTTTTCAAGAGCTTATAACTTTAAAACTCCAAAGTTAATTGTGCTTAACTTGGGATAATTTTGGGTTTGGTATATCCTGAGAAGTTTCTTAAGATGCATGTGAGTGATGACATAAGCACACTAAATGATCCATGTTGATATATTTAAGATAGTAATTGAATATGGGGCAACACATTCATGGCCAGCTTGCCTTCATACTCATAAGGTTTTTTTTTCATCTTTTGATGACCTCCTCTGTTCTCTCCTCCATTCTCTTGTCTCTTTATGACATCCGTCATAATGGTGGCAAAGATATTAACCAATACATTAGTCATCTCTTTGAGTTTACTACATATACCTCTCTCCATTGACAACACGAGACTCATTGGAAATTTCTAACCGACAAAATGTACATCTTTTTCTTTCACAGCTTGATCCTCGAACTTGTGTACGAGTCCTCGACTGATCCTCCGCTAGAATCAATATCTTATCACCGTAAACGATGGTACTTCCATTGTGACTGAGAATACGTTCATATTTATCAGTATCTGTTAGCTTTGGAGGCATCCTTGGTCCCACTGGATGTGCCAAAACTGCTTGCACAAAAAGTTTGTGACGACTTACCAGGAACGAAATCTTGCCACAACTTTTAAAATCAAACGAAGTGGATTCCTATTCGATCGTTAGTTATAATTATTTCGATAAACTACAAAAACTAGGAAACTAAATCAAGAAATTATAACTAATTTGAGATAATGCGATATTACCATTTTGATTGATATGAGATAAACGATTTATGTAAGATAAATGATGgatagataaataaataatatgatgcatatattatattggATAAAAATTACAATACTTTAGAGTGATATTTGTAGTCAAATGTGTCTTATCATAGGAATAATTACATTTATAGCGGCATGCAATTATATACGTGGGAAATAAGCATAGGAGATATCGGGTTTACGtgttgaaataaataaaatcagTGCACGAGCAACAAACGTTCGAGTGAatcgacttttttttttttttaatgtataatgaatatttaaatccttttatttttatttgtttgaagagttctttttttcattttttaatgttttaatttaatataaattttttgttcgTTTTCGTGATTGGTATGTCTCTTGGATTTGAGGAAAGGTATTTCTAGAGAAAAACTGGTGAAAATGTGAGATCCACGCTCATTTCATTATAATATactaaatttattatattaaaaaaaaattattttcaagacaaataaatcaaaattattACAGCAAATTTTTATTATACTAGAAAATTATTGTGGTTAAGGAATAGGAATATATACATGTATGGTACAAATGATGCAAGAGAATTGGGAGAAACATTTTCAGGTTTATGCATATGAGAAATGCTGCTCTGCTTTCATTATAATATTTAACTTTGGTAATTAAAATTGTTAAAACATACTTACAGACGTGAAGTTGCAGGTAATTTTAATTCATCTATTAGACGTACAAATCAGCATTGCCAATACAGGTATTGGATTCACAGGCCTCAGCTGCCTTTTACAAGCCAACTGCAGCATCTTTTGGGAGTTTAACCTCGCACTGGATTATCAATCTGTGGCGAATCTCCGTTAGTTGAATCTTCCCTCAATCTTATTCTTGGGATCACGACGGATTTACAGCACAAGAGAGAAAAAAGTAACTCCATGGTAAAGATAGTCATGCTAGTCCACACAAATAACGATTTCTTCCAAAACCATAATACCTTTCTGAAAAACGGAAGTTCAGACTCCAGGGTCAAAGTTGAAGTGTAAATTTCAGGAATACCGGCACCAGGCTTGAATTCGGCACGTGGTTCAATGATGACCCTTAAGCAGGCGGTTGGCACGACGTCTTCGGTAAAACCTCGGATGTTTATTTTCAGATTCTGGGATTCCGATGTATAACCAGTTAAAATCGGAGCAACCTTGAGAAAAGTCAGCAGAAGGCGAATAGGTTGGCTTTTATACTGCAACATGCATGGACGCCTTGAGCTTGCAAGGATTCTACCATTCTTGGCAAGGAAATCCACTCTGACCTTCAAGAAAGAACAAAGAATAAATGAGGTGTATAATCACTGGTCACTGACATGAACACGTCCTTACGTTTGTGTTGAATAGACTCAATGTTGAATCTACAAACAGTGAAATCTTAATGGGAAAAGAAAATGCAGAAAATACAAGGACAACAATCAATGATCATATTAAACTTTCGCTGATCAGAGCGGCAGTGTGCTGCCGTAAGATGTTTTCCAGTGTAGAACGCTAACAAAAGACAGAAATAGCAGATGCATTACAATATAGCAAAAAATTGTCACTAAATGATCTTATGTTCGATGTGTCCCATTTGTGGACTCAACATATTACTTTGGAGATTAATAAATGGCTTTTTAAGCCAACAAATTAGGCTTGGCATCTTGTTAAGAACCACAGTGACACCAAACACGACATATCCCTAACGCTGAAGTTTATTAATTTTATCTACAGCAATCTCGGTTGCAGAGTAATAATAATATAACCAACGAAGTTAGTATGGCTAGACAATTATTAGGCGTCAAGTATGTTTACATATAAACTTACTTGACACTTCCGGCAGTGATAAGAAAAATAGATCTAAACCTGGTgccatttttatttttctaagtaaatttattttgatttcAAATTGCTCAATTCGAGCGAGGTGGCTGTTCAGATAAGGATGTTTTGGCAGTTCCGAACAGTTGCATTTAATTATTCATCAAGTTCGGATTAGGAAACGAGTCTACAAAAGACACTATAACCAAAACAAGTAAACAACACAACATATTTTCCTTTGTTCTCCATAAATACTTGTACACTATTTTACTGCTGAGATCTTTTATGAGTTAGGTAACTTGACAATATTCATGAGTACCTAATCCTATGATCCTTCAACTTAAATAGAGAATCAACACTGGGTTGGTTGCTATTTATTGTGCGATAAATACTATCCACATTCCCCATTGCAAGCCGATTGATAGGAAGAAATAAGTCTCGAGGAAAGTGTCCAAGGCAACACACCTCGAAGCAATTTCTGTAATTTATTCTACTTTTCTATGTATAATATTCTACTACATAGTAGCATGAGCATTCCAAAACacaaaaatatatgaaattatacAGATCATCGACCACATACCTGGAATATTCCAAGATTCTGATTGTAGTCAGATTCGGGTAGCGTCAATAAAACAGTAACCTGCAATTTGTGATTAGCTGGTATTGCCCTTGATCCTCCACCCTTCACAGATTCTGGTTTCTCTGCAAGATAAGTTTCGTGGCTAAGCTCTGGGTATGCAATTATAGGCACAAATGCCAGCGGACTCTTCTCCGTATAGTCAAAATTCAAATTTCTCTTAATTCCAATTGGCTCCTCCACCAACCTCCTTATCAACAGTCCACTAATCACAAATGATGACACCAACAAGCCCACTAACACAAAACACACATAACAAGACCACAACAATCCCCAACCACATTTTAGACCAAGTTTCCAGATCGCATGGTGTTCTTTAAACCATTCATACACCAATGGGGACACATTTTCACGCATAAGATCccaaattattttcattttccGAACCAGAAACCGTTTTACACGCTTCAAAACCCCAAACGGATTGAACACGACCATGAATAAATAATACGTTAACCATATTGGAAACATAAAAAATTTAACAGACAAATCAAACTGGAAGCTTATGGCCTTTATTACCAGACGAGCTAAAAGATCAAGAACACTCGAATTTGCATCCTGGTTGCCATTGTTTTCCCCCAAATTCGATTCTTTTCTGACTAAATCCTCGTCACCTCTGCGTCCATTTGCGTCGGTGCAACTCGAACTTCCCTCATTATTCCTAGTATTCTCTCCTCTCACGgcatctttcacaccttccgaGCCGCACTTCAGCTCACGCTCCTTAATTCTGCTGGAAAGCTTCGAATTTCTCTCTCTAGAATTCAAGTAATTCTCCGAGCTCACCGACGAGCTCAGCTTCGACGACTTGATTGAATCGGCTACCGAGGACTTACTATGAGCATGCGATCCCCGTCGGCGCAAAGTCTCCGGAGGCATGGTTTTATTGTCAACGGAGGTTGACACGTCACCACAGGATTCCATTCCTCCGGGAAAAAAGGTTTCTTCGCAATCATAGAATGGGAAATCATCGAGCGCCTCGTGAAATTCGTCTTCAACTTCATATTGGGTAACTAATTTCGCATCCTCCATTCAAAATAATGTGACAACAAGAAGCTGAATTTAGGGCATTCCGAGAATTCGAAAATTGGGGGAAACCAAGGACAATGGAGGTCGGATAACTGTACATATGGCTTTAAAAAATTGGAACGAAACGATTAAAAAAATCTGGTGGAGCGGCGTCACATGACAACAGCGTGTACCATAGTCCTTTGGCATGgaaataattaattatcaaatttagaaATTACAAGTTACTGTATTATGAAACACTACGGTTACGAGCCTTGTTAGCTACCAAACTGCTCTACCCTGCGTTGAACAGAAGAAGTCAAAATTAATAGACAAACAAGGATTGAATATGATCCGGCCGACCTGCCCAGGGCTCGAGGGCGAGCTTGGCCCTACTTCTAGCCAGAGATCTAGACTATCCGCTATCTATAGATCCACCCAATAAAATTTTCGGAGTGTACGTAATTGTATTCATTTCAGTTGCTACAAAGATATGACCGATTTATCATGAATGCGAGAGATTATGGACTTAATTGGATTGAGCCTTAAATTATCAATGCtcgtaaattaaatatattacttAATGTGATGTATTAAAATGGTTTCGCATTCATTTCCAACGATCCAAGGTCGATTTAAATAGTCAtggcactacaagaaaaacggttttgcacaaaaaccgttgtcgtatgtgtgttgttgTATAGCGTTTTTCTTGTATTCATGGATTGAATCAGATTAAATCAAACCAATTCGGGATTATTCCAAGTCGATTTAATGACAGTAAGAAATGTATGTTTCGGGAGGGGGAATGGCTTTAACCACGTATTTGATAGAGTAGAACTTGTAATAACGTGTCATTCACGAGTAGTAGTAGTAGTACAGATAGTCGTAGTAGTGTGCGTGCATAGGCATAGGTTTATTGTCGAGCAAGTTGGTGAATGTCAAATGGATAGGCATCCGAGGGTAAAAGCGCATTGTATATTCTTGCAGCTGTGTACTGATTAACAACCTGCGTCGGATGATAATCATCAAAGAAAATATACTGATTTCTTCTGCTGCATGGAACTTGGTAAGGCTCACACAGTGCTATTCCCACCTCACAGCATGAATAATTGGAGACTGTAATACCTGCATGCGAAGTAGGTTCCGTTACGTTTTTTTCAGTTACCGAGACGATTCGTATCGGTATGCTATAGCTTGTGGATCCATCACATACTGATATGCTAACTTACCAGGAAGAGAAAAAATCCCGAGTGATATGCTAGTGATGTTTATGTAGGTAAACTTTGCAGCAGGCAGATTAGTATTGAGGTCTTCCACGAGCGGCTTCAATCTGTCGTTGAATAGCTTCACATACTCGTTGATGAAGTCGACACAACCCGATTCGTTCACCGGATACATAGCCAGCAGTGGAGGAACACAGCCTATTGGACCAAGACCGAACACCGCAACTTTTCTTGCTCCGTCTTCGTACAAGGTCTAGCGACGAATTCAAAAAGggtgtatgatatatgattttggggGGACATGAAATTAAACAAGAACTATAATCTGTTAATTACCTTGAGTTGTTGAGAGTATTGGTGAATCAAGAAGGCGGAAAACTGGTCTGGTGTATATAATTTACTCGATGGGTAAAACTGTGGCAGTAAATAATTGTTGAGATAGTCATTGCTACCCATATTTACTGCATACAAGCACTTGTTGAGATGGTCTTTGAGCCGAGCTGGGCCGAGTAAAAGTGATAAACTTGCGATCGTTGCTTTATGATTTAGTAGTTGCCTGTTCAGGCTGATGCGATCACcctatttaaaaaaattcctttttttaaaaaaaaaatgacagaATTTTATTCCATAAAACTTACATAtagaatataaattaaaattaccaCAGCTATTCCAGTTTCATCGAGAATTCCAGCTGCTGCTGATGCATAATTAACTCCTTTCAAGATAGCTGATCCTACAGCAGTTGCAAAAGCTGGGATAGGTTTATCAAAACCTAGCAATTCGGCTGCATgcatggattttttttttaaataataaccaaATTGAAAGGACCGAAAAAAATCGCGAGAAAAAAAGATTTATATTTGAAATCGaactaaatatattatatatcatcAAGAAGACCATGAAGAGGGAGTAGATGAAAATGAACCTATGAAATCTGGAACTGTTTTCCCGTTGGTGAATCTTCCGGTCGGACCGCCGGGATAATCCGTCCCGTAGGGTGGATAATTTGACTTAGCCAATGTGACCAGCAAATTATTATTTCCATTATCAGACAATGAATCTCCCATGAAAAATGTACATGGGACTTGCTGTTGGCCTTGAATCAACACCAGGGATTTCGTTAAAAAGCACAGCACAAAAAGCATGACCCTATTTGGAAAAATTATAATACTGTGTGCCATTTAGAAAACAATTTGGATAAAAAAACTTAAATCGCACTCGGAGGTATTATACCAAATGAGATACTGCCTATATATAGctatatattaatataaattattGGGATAAATAAATCATGTCATCGATTATGTAATGGATAGGTctcgtgtgagacggtctcacgaatctttatatgtgagataggtcaactttaccgatattcacaataaaaagtaataatcttagcataaaaagtaatactttttcatggatgacccaaataagagacacgTCTCACAAAACACAACTCGTGAGACCATCTTACATAAGTGTTTGCCTTGTGTAATATAGTGGTCAACCATATCTTGATAAATTTcaactttttaaaaatataagatGTGTAACTTGCCCTTTTTTAAATCACTAAACCATCACGttaccattttttttaaaaaaaaaacttttatgcCATGCTATGACCAAACAGAAAAAGGCTGTAATTTAATATGTAATGTaactaatttcaagtattattATACATATTTTTGTTTGATCCAACGTTAGACTCAacttttataaattattataattataaaaaaattatgttatccATATATAGATTTATCATCGTTTCAAACAATATCTTAGTATCCATTTCTCGCATAGATAAGGCATGGAGCCAATTAGGGCGGTACATAATAAGAATTTATGAAGTATTTGAATAACCTTTTAATTTCATTTTGTTTCATAAAgtagtgaaataa
This Primulina eburnea isolate SZY01 unplaced genomic scaffold, ASM2296580v1 ctg291_ERROPOS436017, whole genome shotgun sequence DNA region includes the following protein-coding sequences:
- the LOC140820931 gene encoding seipin-2-like, whose amino-acid sequence is MEDAKLVTQYEVEDEFHEALDDFPFYDCEETFFPGGMESCGDVSTSVDNKTMPPETLRRRGSHAHSKSSVADSIKSSKLSSSVSSENYLNSRERNSKLSSRIKERELKCGSEGVKDAVRGENTRNNEGSSSCTDANGRRGDEDLVRKESNLGENNGNQDANSSVLDLLARLVIKAISFQFDLSVKFFMFPIWLTYYLFMVVFNPFGVLKRVKRFLVRKMKIIWDLMRENVSPLVYEWFKEHHAIWKLGLKCGWGLLWSCYVCFVLVGLLVSSFVISGLLIRRLVEEPIGIKRNLNFDYTEKSPLAFVPIIAYPELSHETYLAEKPESVKGGGSRAIPANHKLQVTVLLTLPESDYNQNLGIFQVRVDFLAKNGRILASSRRPCMLQYKSQPIRLLLTFLKVAPILTGYTSESQNLKINIRGFTEDVVPTACLRVIIEPRAEFKPGAGIPEIYTSTLTLESELPFFRKVLWFWKKSLFVWTSMTIFTMELLFSLLCCKSVVIPRIRLREDSTNGDSPQIDNPVRG
- the LOC140820935 gene encoding GDSL esterase/lipase At1g29670-like: MAHSIIIFPNRVMLFVLCFLTKSLVLIQGQQQVPCTFFMGDSLSDNGNNNLLVTLAKSNYPPYGTDYPGGPTGRFTNGKTVPDFIAELLGFDKPIPAFATAVGSAILKGVNYASAAAGILDETGIAVGDRISLNRQLLNHKATIASLSLLLGPARLKDHLNKCLYAVNMGSNDYLNNYLLPQFYPSSKLYTPDQFSAFLIHQYSQQLKTLYEDGARKVAVFGLGPIGCVPPLLAMYPVNESGCVDFINEYVKLFNDRLKPLVEDLNTNLPAAKFTYINITSISLGIFSLPGITVSNYSCCEVGIALCEPYQVPCSRRNQYIFFDDYHPTQVVNQYTAARIYNALLPSDAYPFDIHQLARQ